From Salvia splendens isolate huo1 chromosome 3, SspV2, whole genome shotgun sequence, a single genomic window includes:
- the LOC121797451 gene encoding WAT1-related protein At3g28050-like isoform X1 — translation MATTWIRSSLPYAGMVSAVIAIAINQITSKMAMSNGTSFYILSVYSNALAALILFPTSYLFHRSKRPPLSFSVLWRIFFLASFGSDPPPLLPAFLCGFFLLGFIGFTVQVLGMTGLIFSSASLSTTILNLIPAFTFVFAVILRLEKFNYRSSTSLAKSMGTVVSIGGAVVATLYQGPSLLGNSSDLLTAVSSTWVVGGLLLSLDSAAAAILIIVQALVVRKCPAVLILMLFYSCFIAVVTAAASAIVEKDLDAWSLNSTGRFIPVILSGLFGNVFQLSIGMWCVRRKGPVFTSIFHPIGVIVSIVAGVLILGETVYLGSLVGAMVVMAGFYAVLWGKAKEAKVIDNEDGKTTTPLLQEQGQEQGQLA, via the exons ATGGCGACGACTTGGATTCGGAGCTCGCTGCCGTATGCAGGGATGGTGTCGGCAGTTATAGCTATAGCCATAAACCAGATAACAAGCAAAATGGCCATGTCCAATGGCACCAGCTTCTACATTTTGTCCGTCTATTCTAATGCTTTGGCCGCTCTCATTCTTTTCCCTACCTCCTATCTCTTCCATCG GTCAAAGCGCCCCCCTTTATCGTTCTCGGTGCTCTGGAGGATTTTCTTTCTTGCTTCTTTTGG ATCCGATCCTCCTCCTCTCCTGCCGGCCTTCTTGTGTGGCTTTTTCCTGCTTGGATTCATAGG ATTCACGGTGCAGGTGTTGGGGATGACTGGGCTTATATTCAGCTCCGCATCACTCTCCACTACAATACTCAACCTCATCCCAGCCTTCACCTTCGTCTTCGCCGTTATCCTCAG GCTGGAGAAATTCAACTACAGAAGCTCGACTAGTTTGGCGAAATCAATGGGCACCGTGGTCTCGATCGGGGGAGCGGTGGTGGCGACTCTGTACCAGGGGCCTTCCCTTTTGGGGAATTCCAGTGATCTCCTGACGGCAGTATCGTCTACTTGGGTGGTCGGGGGGCTGCTCCTGAGCTTGGACAGCGCTGCGGCGGCGATCTTAATCATTGTGCAGGCGTTGGTGGTGAGGAAATGCCCTGCTGTGCTCATTCTCATGCTCTTCTACAGCTGCTTCATCGCCGTTGTAACGGCTGCGGCGTCTGCGATCGTGGAGAAAGACCTTGACGCTTGGAGCCTCAACTCCACAGGGAGGTTTATTCCTGTTATATTATCG GGGCTATTTGGGAATGTATTTCAACTAAGTATAGGGATGTGGTGTGTGAGAAGAAAGGGTCCTGTGTTTACGTCCATTTTCCATCCAATTGGAGTCATCGTTTCCATCGTAGCGGGCGTCCTCATCTTGGGAGAGACCGTCTATCTTGGAAG TTTGGTCGGAGCGATGGTGGTGATGGCGGGATTCTACGCTGTGTTGTGGGGAAAAGCTAAAGAAGCGAAAGTGATTGACAATGAGGACGGGAAGACTACGACGCCGCTGCTGCAGGAACAGGGACAGGAACAGGGCCAACTAGCTTGA
- the LOC121797451 gene encoding WAT1-related protein At3g28050-like isoform X2, protein MGMMEALPYIGMVVVQFAQVVMLLAAETAIANGMTTFAFLSYSNIFSAILLLPICFSIYRSDPPPLLPAFLCGFFLLGFIGFTVQVLGMTGLIFSSASLSTTILNLIPAFTFVFAVILRLEKFNYRSSTSLAKSMGTVVSIGGAVVATLYQGPSLLGNSSDLLTAVSSTWVVGGLLLSLDSAAAAILIIVQALVVRKCPAVLILMLFYSCFIAVVTAAASAIVEKDLDAWSLNSTGRFIPVILSGLFGNVFQLSIGMWCVRRKGPVFTSIFHPIGVIVSIVAGVLILGETVYLGSLVGAMVVMAGFYAVLWGKAKEAKVIDNEDGKTTTPLLQEQGQEQGQLA, encoded by the exons ATGGGGATGATGGAGGCGCTTCCATACATAGGAATGGTGGTGGTGCAGTTTGCACAGGTGGTGATGTTGTTAGCAGCGGAAACTGCCATAGCAAACGGGATGACTACTTTCGCATTCCTCTCATACTCCAATATCTTCTCTGcaattcttcttcttcccatTTGTTTCTCCATTTACAG ATCCGATCCTCCTCCTCTCCTGCCGGCCTTCTTGTGTGGCTTTTTCCTGCTTGGATTCATAGG ATTCACGGTGCAGGTGTTGGGGATGACTGGGCTTATATTCAGCTCCGCATCACTCTCCACTACAATACTCAACCTCATCCCAGCCTTCACCTTCGTCTTCGCCGTTATCCTCAG GCTGGAGAAATTCAACTACAGAAGCTCGACTAGTTTGGCGAAATCAATGGGCACCGTGGTCTCGATCGGGGGAGCGGTGGTGGCGACTCTGTACCAGGGGCCTTCCCTTTTGGGGAATTCCAGTGATCTCCTGACGGCAGTATCGTCTACTTGGGTGGTCGGGGGGCTGCTCCTGAGCTTGGACAGCGCTGCGGCGGCGATCTTAATCATTGTGCAGGCGTTGGTGGTGAGGAAATGCCCTGCTGTGCTCATTCTCATGCTCTTCTACAGCTGCTTCATCGCCGTTGTAACGGCTGCGGCGTCTGCGATCGTGGAGAAAGACCTTGACGCTTGGAGCCTCAACTCCACAGGGAGGTTTATTCCTGTTATATTATCG GGGCTATTTGGGAATGTATTTCAACTAAGTATAGGGATGTGGTGTGTGAGAAGAAAGGGTCCTGTGTTTACGTCCATTTTCCATCCAATTGGAGTCATCGTTTCCATCGTAGCGGGCGTCCTCATCTTGGGAGAGACCGTCTATCTTGGAAG TTTGGTCGGAGCGATGGTGGTGATGGCGGGATTCTACGCTGTGTTGTGGGGAAAAGCTAAAGAAGCGAAAGTGATTGACAATGAGGACGGGAAGACTACGACGCCGCTGCTGCAGGAACAGGGACAGGAACAGGGCCAACTAGCTTGA